Below is a genomic region from Rosa chinensis cultivar Old Blush chromosome 5, RchiOBHm-V2, whole genome shotgun sequence.
cccattatgcctcattgactatttcaaaggcacatcactcgttttgtaaAGCTTgactttagcaaaaacaggatcgagaccttcctatgctaaagacacaaaacaaaacattccattcttacaaaggatacaaagagatgtctgtggacctatccatccagaatgtggaccattcaagtactttatggttctggtggatactttgacacactggtcacatgtcgctttattgtccataagaaatgctgcaaaactcctagcacagattattcgtttaagggctcaccaccctgataaccctatcaagtctataaggcttgataactctggagagtttacatcaaaaccatttgatgaatattgcatgcctattgggattgatgtagagcatcctgtaccctatgtgcatacacaaaacagTCTcgtagaagccaccatcaaaaggctacagatggtggctagggcattggttatgcgcaccaacctgcctatatccaCCTGGgtttatgcaatattgcacgcagctttacttattcgtttcagacccacagctagccaaccattttctgcgtaccaattggtaactggatatgagcctaacatttcacacttatgcatatttggttgagcagtacaTGTGCCTATTGctcccccacagcgcaccaaaatgggtcctcagagacgattaagtattatgttggatacgaatccccaacaattattcgctatttggaacccttgacaggcgatctctttaccgctaaatttgcggactgtcactttgatgagacagtcttcccgtcgttagggggagataggaaaaaggatttttcaagggaacgacaggaattatcgtggtttgtccccactctgtctcatttgaTCCCCgtacttcacaaagtgaaagtgaagttaaaagaataatcgatcttcagaacgtagcagattcgatgtctgatgcgtttactgatatcgcaaaagtgacgagatcacatataccagctgcaaatgtgcctgcaaggttagaagtccccaacaaggggcacggtgctgcagatagaggcactgcaaccgcacttagtggaggtgtggttgaggccgtggctccccaaggaagagggggaggtcacttggttcgattgacactcacccaaggaagaagagggcgagtaaggcacaaaccaatcatcaatgtatagaatccctctcatgagattgtctctgattatagttatgtccatgaatcaataatggaggacgctccgatgttaaaaatgattccagagaacaaagaaatctcagaggattatgagagtgcgtatgagttgatagaaagatcttccatacacattgatgatatatactgttgctcaaggaatcatagagcagattggcctaaatggaaagaagcaatccaggcagaattagattctctgacaaagagacaggtatttggtccggtagtgctaaccccaccaagtgtaaagctgtaggacataaataggcctttgtcagaaagcgtaatgagaagaatgaagtcctgaggtacaaggctcgccttgtggtacaaggctcgccttgtggcgcaaggtttctcacaatgccctggaattgactacgaggagacattctctcccaaaatggacgttataacgttccgctacttagttagcttagtagtttccaaaggactggaaatgcagctcatagatgtggttactgcatatctctatggggatctacattcagagatatatatgaaagtgcctgatggccttacattacccaagtcaagtgactctaaaccacagagtgtgtttgcaattaggttgaaacgctcactttatggattgaaacaatctgggcggatgtggtatacccgtctaagtaactacttgattgggaagggatataagaacgatgaattatggccctgcgtattcataaagaaaacaagttctgaatttgcaattgtagcagcatatgtcgatgatatgaacataataggtactcttgatgaaataagagaaaccgcaggctacttgaaatccaaatttgagatgaaggatcttgggaaaacttgattctgtctaggccatgaactagaacaccgagtgtgtggaatactaatccaccagtctgcatatgtccaaaagttaggcaatttaacatggacaaagcgcatcctgctagcactcccatgatcggtcaaagtttggatgcaaggaaagatccatttcgtccaaaggacgATGACGAAGAgatgttgggagctgaaattcgctatctaagtgtaataggcgcattattgtacttagcccaatgtactcaaccagacattgcattctcaatgaacttgttagatTTTGCTCAGCACCAACGTAGCGTCactagaatggtatcaagaatattttcgatacctaaaaggaactattgacttgggactgttctttccctacagagagacaagagggaccgcatatggaactgcaatccctaaaggaaatgttgatggcaaaagcgtcactcactacaccgaaacgccaaataactttttggttggttttgctgattctgggtacctctctgacccacataaagatcgttcccaaactggttatgtatttaccaatgggaacaaggcgatatcttggagatcaaccaagcaaacccttgtgactacctcctcgaaccactcagagatcattgctctacatgaggaggttcgtgagtgtgtatggttaggAACTaacattacacatattcgagggactaatggtttgagttttaccactgaagagcctacttgcatttatgaacacaatgcagcttgcatcaaacagatgaagctaggttatattaagggtgataacacaaaacacatatcgccaaagttgttctacaatcagcaacaacaggctctcctcaagattcaagtgaatcaagtaaggtctgaggagaatgtggcagatttgttcaccaaattattgcccaaggccacatttgagaaacatgtgaaaaacataggaatgcgaagtctttccaaactcccttgattaatgcaagtatcaaggggaggtgtagacgtcagggggagtctaatacacacatgtcatcctcaaatgtagaatgtgcgttgtgctcttttccttcgaccaaggtgtatttttgtcccacagggtttttattgttacctgacaaggtttttagtgaggcaacaactcatgcaccatttcgtctttgacttggcacaagagggagtgttaaaggaaaaacatattgtgtgccttcatCAAAGCAACTGATGGAGAGAGAATCAATGAattagtgattaccatcaatcatcgcaattacggatcaatcaacatttaatatcattaatgtaatcgatatttccgttgtaattctatccctatataaagggactatgaaatgaaatgagtagacaattccaattgtcattttactttaacatacACAttatttttacaatttttcttcatattttacacGTACTATTGAATAAAAATGAATAAGAATGAATATtttaaaatcaaacaactagtgaattaattaattaattaaagaattaTTTGATGAAATATCTGAATTATACATGTATGCATTTTTTCTATATTATACACATACATTATTTTACTATGTCTATCAATGAGAATTTTTTAATCTCCTTCAACCTGAATATGAGTATGACCATGGATTAAAGCTGCTCTGAGGCACGCCCTTAAAGCCAACGCCTCTGCATTGAGAAAATCAATATAACCTATATTTTTAGTTGAAGCAATCAGAGGATTTTCTTCTTAATTCATTTTTAATTACAAAACCTACAACACCTTGATGATTATGTTTCACTGAGCCATCAATTTGAATCCTCATGGGATGCCATTTGATAAGATGTTTACGAGCTTTCGGTTTTTTGTGACTTGTGAGGAGAGGAATTAGCTTGCTGATATTGGAAAGCCATATTTGTGCTTTATAAACAACTTGAATAGGAGTTTTATCAACTTGTCTAGAAATAGCATGTTTTTTAAATAGCAGTATTTCTAGCATATACCAAATTTGGTAGCAAAAATGAAGACATTAGAGCAAGTTTCCCGTTGGGTCACTAGGTCAGGGTCACAGGGTCAGAacactgttcactgccactagACGTTTGTTTTCACCTGTTGTATCCAGTTCACTAAGTCAGTTATTGTTCATTAAATattctattaatttatttattataaataagaaatatataaTTTAAATAAACAGTAATGATGAATATTTTCGAAAACCTACCAGCAAAATCATTAGTAATATagagaaaaattaataaattttcattttcttggaGAACTTATCTCTATTACTTTTTTAGTTATGTCCTGATTCATCTACGGCTTAATCCTTATCcttattttccttttaaaattttctttaaaaataaatttatctTCTATTTAATCTATATCCTAAACATGCCAAGTTTACACAAAGTGAAGAAAATTTATCTTCTATTTGCTCTGCACATCTACTCTGCACGAAATGAAATTGGAGAATGAATAAATGGATATTGGTGGTGACGTGCTGCTCTCTCTCCATCATTACGCGACAAAAATCCTTCTTCCACGCGCGTCAGATAATTTCGATGCTAGAAGACAAGAGACTCACCTTCACGCTGCTTCAGTGGCGCGTCTGTGCAGCTGTCTTCCTTTGGGCCACACTGGATGCCCAGGTCAGTCAGGATCAAGACCTGGGTCAGCAACTTAACCTAGGAAGTGGCCTGGGTCATCTACTGTTGGGTTTTCCCAAGCCCCGTGGAAGCTTGATTTTGAAAATTTCTCTCCACCTGGGACAAGATTTGACTTGGTGCCATGGCAAGAACCCTCCCAGTGGACTTGCTCTTGGTGAGATTCATCTAAGAATTTGGATCTTTATGGATTTTAAAAGAATTGAGCCTATTCATAAATTAACTATTTTAACTAACATGTAAGAAAGATCTTGAGAAAGTTTCCTAAATTTGCCGGACAAGATTTGACGTGGTGTCATGGCGAGATTCCTCCAATGGACTTGCTCTTAGTGAGATTCATATGAGAATCGGGATCTTTATGGATTTTAAAAGAATTGAACCAATTCATAAATTAACTATTCTAATTAACATGTAAGAAAGATATTGAGAAAGTTTCCcaaatttttcagaaaataaaggCAATTCAAGGTCTAAATTCTCCATGTATGAATGACAAAAATGACAAGATCTATCAATATGCATAGTAGTACGTACCTAATCTTGTATTCTGAGTCTATTTCTAATCAATTGACGAGTAAGaatatggtatgttaacatttatCATGCGTATCTattttatgtaatatataaTTACCAGAAACGTAGCTAGACAGGTAGATTGCCCTCCACAAGAAATGCAAACAGCAGACCCTCCCAACAACCAAAGGTCCAAAATGATCACTATCAAACCAGTAGCAGTGAATTTCTCAAATCCCGCACAAATTTCCTTAACAAGCCCGACAATGCTAGCAAAAAATACCACGACCAAAAACCGCGCACATAGTCGGAAAAAACTTGCCAATTGGAGCAACACAGATATGGAAAGAGCACGAATATGTAAAAGGAAATAAATCGGTCTAGATGACACTAAGAACATCATATCTAAATTGGAAACGTTGATTGATAGGTCGAACATAATTGCAGATAAAATGGTAAGTCCGTTTTAGAGGAATCTCatcaaaaacaacaaattaCAAAAATCAATATGGATGGAATAACAAAATAACAGCGGCTAGAAAACCCTAACAAAAGCAACCCACCGCACCCATTACAAGTTTTCTAATATACTTTGGCATATTAAAATGAAAAGCTTGTAATGTttataaacttgtaaaaatttGTGAATAAATGTGCACTATACTTAACCTCGTAGTGGTTGCATATGCTAATGTGCTAATCAACCCTCAattatttgatatatatatatatatatatatatatatatatatatatatatatatatacctaggCAACTCAATAAATTAATTAGAGAGAAAATCTTAGTAGTCAAAATCATCGTGATTGTCGGTGGGGAGGATCTACTAGAACGAAAGATCAGAAGATCATTCACAATATGCCGTCCACCTGGCCTGTTTGTACTAGATCTTGCCAGCCTGGCATTTTGACCTCGTAAACTCACCTCCTCATCTCCCTTAATTACCCCCCTACTTGAACGAATCTACAAAACTACCCCACCGCACAGCGACACGTGACTTGGCAGCACGGTCGTtgagatccaacggtcagacgAGCAGGTATTTCGGTTTAAAGTCAATCCCATTGACGGCGAATGATTACTGTTGGTCTTTTGGACAGTGGTGGAAGTGCACGCAGGAAATGATAGCAGTAGCCTGTGGAGGGTGCGGGCCCCAGCATATCTATTTTTGGTCCCTACTTTTTAACGTGCGAGTTAGCTTGATTCCATTCCATGCGTGTTTGGtttggtttaaaaaaaaaaaaacttgattcTTTCGCCCTTAAGGCTTAAACCACGTGATCTGTTCCTAATTTTGCTCCCGTTTTCCTTACAAATAATCTGAAAAAGTTTGACGCTAGTTGGTTGAATTCCCTCTTTTGCCCCTTACACTGCGATTTGGTCCACGTGTTTCATCATTATCATTATTTCACCGCTGTTTGTTGtcttgttctttgttttttttttccccttaaaAATTGGTGAAATCATTTTGATttatttactcaaaaaaaaaaaaaaattcataaactAACCCCAAAAGAAAAGACTTGAGCAAAGATGTAAGTATTTAACTGTCGCCGCTGCTATTGGTTTAGATAGCATAATTTTTCACACCAGTAAAAGGCCAGTGAAAAacaggaaacaaaaaaaaaataaaagaggctTTTGAACAAAACCAAAAGTCGAATTGATTGTGCCAAGGTTGAAAGTTGATTGATGAGGACAATGAGGTCCAATAGGAAATAGGCAAAACTTTCTTGCCACCTGTATCTTATTAGGATAATTTCTGTTTAATTTTCGAAGACGGATTACTTTCTAGTTTGAAACTTAAGGAGTGAGGACCTTCGATTTTAAGTTTCACTAATCAAGAGGCGACATCTGTATCGATAGCAAGACAAGCATGTCCCCCAAGGACATGTTGCCATTGAACAAAATTCTTCGGTTTTAATGTTTTATGGATCTTTAATCtccaaaaaaatttaattgttaAACCTAATAAATTAAGGTAACAAAATGAAGGTAAATTTTTAGTTTCTTGGCCCAGAGTGACACAAGTCTGTTTCCAAATTGACCTAGTGACCCAAACTCAACGAGtgaaaacaaatataaaaaagcAGTGAAGAATGTCTGTTTCAGTAACCCAATGACTTAGTGACCTTGATCTAATAactcaacgggtgaacttgctcttaattAGTAATTTGTGATCAAAAGGCAAAAGTGAATTTGTTCATGCTAGAAGAAAAGTCTAATTATTGGTTACTTTATGAAACCCATTTGCTCTTAAGTCTCAACCAAAATTGCTTGACCAAATTTTCATTTGTGTAACTTAATCATAGAACAACAAAGAAAAACCTAGAAGGCTAGAACCATTTTCCCACTTTTGCTACGTTGATAGATCCATGGTCccttcttcttaacaaaaaaacagaaacaaagtaACAAACACATGGAAGGAGATGGACCCCAGAACAAACACAGTGGCTTCACCCGTAATATATTCCACATCTAAGCCCCTTTTCTTATAAATCCTTCTTCACTCCAAACAAAACCTCCAAAGCCAGACAGGTTCCAGTTATACTTTTACCCAACTCGCTCACTCTCTCTCACTTTCCTCtctaaacccaaatttcaaatcCAGATCTGTTCCTACACAATGCAGCTCCGTCCGGCAACCACCGCCGGCGCCTTGGTCCTCTCCGTCGTCGTCTTCCTCTTCTCCGTCGCCCACGCGCACAACATCACGCGCATGCTGGCCAAGCACCCTGAGTTCTCCACCTTCAACCACTACCTAAGCTTGACCCACCTTGCCGCCGACATCAACGACCGCACCACCATAACCGTCTGCGCCGTCGACAACTCCGCCATGTCCGCCCTCCTCGCCAAGCACCTCTCCATCTACTCCATCAAGAACATCCTCTCCCTCCACGTCTTGCTCGACTACTTCGGCGCCAAGAAGCTCCACCAGATCACCAACGGCACCGCCCTCGCCGCCACCATGTTCCAGGCCACGGGCTCCGCCCCCGGCTCCGCCGGCTTCGTCAACATCACCGACCTCAAGGGCGGAAAGGTCGGATTTACCCCGAGGACAACGACGGCTCCTTCGCCGCGCATTTCGTCAAGTCCGTCGACGAACTCCCCTACAACATCTCCGTCATCCAAATCAGCAACGTCCTCCCCTCCGCCGCCGCCGAGGCTCCGACGCCTGGCCCCGCCGAGGTCAATCTCACCGGGATCATGTCGGCCCACGGCTGCAAGGTCTTCGCCGAGACGCTCTTGGCCAACCCCGACGCGTCCAAGACCTTCAACGAAGCCGTCGACGGCGGGCTGACCGTGTTCTGCCCCGGCGACGACGCTTTCAAGGGCTTCCTGCCGAAATACAAGAACCTCTCGGCGCCCGGAAAAGCTGCATTGCTGGAGTACCATGCCGCTCCGGTGTACCAGTCCATGCCGATGTTGAAGTCCAACAATGGGTTGATGAACACTTTGGCCACCAACGGAGCGGAGAAGTACGACTTCACCGTCCAAAACGACGGTCAGGCGGTGACCCTCAAGAACAAGCTAGTGACGGCCAAGATCATCGGCACGCTAATCGATGAGCAGCCCCTTGCTATATATACTATAAACAAGGTTTTGACGCCCAAGGAGCTGTACAAGGGAGCGACTCCAACTCCGGCGCCGGCTCCGGCACCAGAGAAAGCCGCCGACGCTCCCAAGAGTTCCAAGGAGGCGCCGTCCCCCGATGACGCCGATTCCCCGGCTGACTCGCCGGAAGACGACCCGGCCGATCAGACTGCTGACGACAGTGGAGCCTTTGCGTTGGGAAGAGTGGGGTTTGGGGGTTTGATTCTCAGTGTGTGCCTTGGCTTTTCACTGttgtaagtttttattttttatttttttacttacTGGGAAATAAGTGAGGCAGTTTGAgataatttttcatttctttcaattgtttgtgtgtgatttttatttttgtgtaatCTGTGGGGGGAAATTTgtaaggttttgattttggtttgttGGTGTAAGTTTGGCTAGAACTTGTTGGTAGATTTTATTTTGTTCTATATACACACTTAGCCCCGTATGGTTGACAAGAATGTCAAaataggaaaatgatttattttcttttccagacCGATATGGAATGGAAATATGGAATAAGTTTTGGTTTCCATTCCTATTGTAATATTTGGTAagtaataaaaatgaaatataaaatttaaatttttaataacaccattttattaattaaaGTACAAATATGACATCTATTTATAAGGAATATTGGAAGGGAAATGTAAATTTTTTAGAGAGataatttatgtaattttgtCTTGTGGGAGTAGGGATGgtaatggggcgggttggggatggggatcacaataccatccccatccccggggtcattttctacccccatccccgccccaatccccaataaaaatatgttggggattccccgtccccatccccattggggactaagcctccaaatccgccccaaatccccaataagaatttaataaataaaataattttttctcatattgtcttttttaaaataaaaatctagaacaaataaatttaaaatatgattaaattcataaatcataattcagtgagtgcaaaaatcaaaacaccattaaagtaaaactatagctattaaagtaaagtagtaaatgtatatatttgtgatttatattataaaaaataaattaaaatatatataagttaaatatatgtatatattattggggcgggtttggggatggggatcacaataccatccccgccccatccccaatcttagatagcggggattggggatccccatccccattccccatttgtccccgaattctccccccattaggggcgggtatccaatggagctccgccccgctggggatttttgccatccctatgtGGGAGATGGAATTAGAATACCACCTCTGATTAGGTAATTATATTCAGGCTTTATGAGAGAGTTAATTTTCAGTTaaatctcattttttatttcctttaaaatCTCTAATTACAACCAAACATCATCTCTAaatggaaaataaaattaattctcATTCCATAGCATGATTTCCTGCCATCCAAACAGGACCTTAGAGAGTTAGAGGGATATTTTCACTCTATCATCGTATAATTGCTGCATTcagtaaatttttgttcatatCATATCCATGAAACAGATTACACTAGTGTGATCTCAAACATTGCCTTTAATCACTGTTGGATTTTAATTCTTTTCAATAATGTCTTATGttgaaaaattatataataTGTTAAAGAATTGTTACTCCGCTAGGTTCAACTGTTATTCGATCTAAATTCAATAGGGAAGAATgatgaagaaaataaataaatttcatcTACCTTATTATTCTCAACCCTATTATTTAAATCCAAGAATCAGTTAAGCATAACTAAACAGGAAATTCTCCAAGTGAGTGATCATAATTGCTTGGAGGAGTTTGCTCCATGAACTAAAAGAGTTGAGTTTAACTTTCAACATAATAGATTTCCGTACGAATTTCATTTTTGTGACGAACAAATCTTTACCATAATGACAAGCAAATGACCTTTTGTTGTACACTCGTACTAACAGTGGAGTATGACCTTCTAAATTGATGAACATGTTTTAATGATTTCAATAGTAGTTTGGCATGAGAAGAGCCTGGAAGTTATGAGTTGGCAATCATTTTTTTTCATGTCAACCTCAGTGGCCATATCACAGCCCATTCCTAAAAGAGTAGTGCTAGAGACACCAAATATTTATACCAAATTCATATACCGAATGATGTGGCAGGTGCCAACTCATCAAAGAAATTGCTAACATAGACTTTCTCTActaattttttctttatcaaaaaattaaaaatcaaaaaaacctaaaaccatTGCAAAGTCCCATATATGGCCGCCATCCTCATCGAGAGGAGATCATCTACCATCAGATGTAGATCTAGTTGGATGGGTGAggcttttttctctattttcaatATTTCACTCATTTCACTCACTTTATTCACCTGTCTTGCATGATATTTTTGGAGGACCTTTTTCTTCCAA
It encodes:
- the LOC112167810 gene encoding LOW QUALITY PROTEIN: fasciclin-like arabinogalactan protein 1 (The sequence of the model RefSeq protein was modified relative to this genomic sequence to represent the inferred CDS: inserted 1 base in 1 codon), giving the protein MQLRPATTAGALVLSVVVFLFSVAHAHNITRMLAKHPEFSTFNHYLSLTHLAADINDRTTITVCAVDNSAMSALLAKHLSIYSIKNILSLHVLLDYFGAKKLHQITNGTALAATMFQATGSAPGSAGFVNITDLKGGKVGFXPEDNDGSFAAHFVKSVDELPYNISVIQISNVLPSAAAEAPTPGPAEVNLTGIMSAHGCKVFAETLLANPDASKTFNEAVDGGLTVFCPGDDAFKGFLPKYKNLSAPGKAALLEYHAAPVYQSMPMLKSNNGLMNTLATNGAEKYDFTVQNDGQAVTLKNKLVTAKIIGTLIDEQPLAIYTINKVLTPKELYKGATPTPAPAPAPEKAADAPKSSKEAPSPDDADSPADSPEDDPADQTADDSGAFALGRVGFGGLILSVCLGFSLL